The following are encoded together in the Bradyrhizobium sp. CCGUVB1N3 genome:
- a CDS encoding ABC transporter substrate-binding protein, whose amino-acid sequence MHKLFAALAASLAVAASSGAAQAQISDDVVKIGVLTDMSSLYADATGKGSLAAVQMAVADYGGKVAGKPVEVVAADHQNKPDVGVNIARNWYDNEKVDAIFDVPTSSVALPISALTREKNKININSGGGSSDITGVACSPNTVHWTYDTYALSNVAGKAMVKRGEDTWFFVTADYAFGQALERDAANVVKESGGKVLGDVRHPLNSSDFSSFLLQAQASKAKVVALANAGGDTTNALKQASEFGLTQGGQKMIALLQEITDTRSLGIKATQGLIVTDAFYWDMNDETRAFSKRFNDKVGHMPTMIQAGLYSATMHYLKAIEAIKTDEAPKVMEQMRATPVNDFFAKNGKIRIDGRMVHDMYLFEVKKPEESKGEWDLYKLIATVPGDEAFRPLDKGGCPLVGH is encoded by the coding sequence ATGCATAAACTGTTTGCCGCGCTCGCGGCGAGTCTTGCTGTTGCGGCCAGCTCCGGCGCGGCGCAGGCGCAGATTTCCGACGACGTCGTCAAGATCGGCGTGCTCACGGACATGTCGAGCCTCTATGCGGACGCCACCGGCAAGGGCTCGCTCGCCGCCGTGCAGATGGCGGTCGCCGATTATGGCGGCAAGGTCGCCGGCAAGCCGGTCGAGGTGGTCGCCGCCGACCATCAGAACAAGCCCGACGTCGGCGTCAACATCGCGCGCAACTGGTACGATAACGAGAAAGTCGACGCGATCTTCGATGTGCCGACCTCCTCGGTGGCACTGCCGATCTCGGCGCTGACGCGCGAGAAGAACAAGATCAACATCAACTCGGGCGGCGGCTCGTCGGACATCACTGGTGTTGCCTGCTCGCCCAACACCGTGCACTGGACCTACGACACCTATGCGCTGTCGAACGTCGCCGGCAAGGCGATGGTGAAGCGCGGCGAGGACACCTGGTTCTTCGTCACCGCCGACTACGCCTTCGGCCAAGCGCTGGAGCGCGACGCCGCCAACGTCGTGAAGGAGAGCGGCGGCAAGGTGCTCGGCGACGTCCGCCATCCGCTCAACTCCTCCGACTTCTCCTCCTTCCTGCTCCAGGCACAGGCCTCCAAGGCCAAGGTGGTGGCGCTGGCCAATGCCGGCGGCGACACCACCAACGCGCTGAAGCAGGCCTCCGAGTTCGGCCTCACGCAAGGCGGCCAGAAGATGATCGCGCTGTTGCAGGAGATCACCGACACGCGCTCGCTCGGAATCAAGGCCACGCAGGGCCTGATCGTCACCGATGCTTTCTATTGGGACATGAACGACGAGACGCGCGCCTTCTCAAAGCGCTTCAACGACAAGGTCGGGCACATGCCGACCATGATCCAGGCCGGGCTCTATTCGGCGACCATGCACTATCTGAAGGCGATCGAGGCCATCAAGACCGACGAGGCGCCGAAGGTGATGGAGCAGATGCGCGCAACCCCGGTCAACGATTTCTTCGCCAAGAATGGCAAGATCCGCATCGACGGCCGCATGGTCCACGACATGTATCTGTTCGAGGTCAAGAAGCCCGAGGAGTCCAAGGGCGAGTGGGACCTCTACAAGCTGATCGCCACCGTGCCGGGCGACGAGGCGTTCCGACCGCTCGACAAGGGCGGCTGCCCGCTGGTGGGCCACTGA
- a CDS encoding response regulator, which yields MAIPSPNILVVEDDRETRTLIAKYLRNNACNVTAVSDGREMARAMADHRVDLIILDVMLPGEDGLSLCRKVRSEAQTPIIMLTARGEDVDRIVGLEMGADDYLPKPFNPRELLARINAVLRRQAAAQAASSIEGASTLAFEGWRIDLRLRELRNPDGARVAMTSAEFDLLRTFCERPGRVLSRDSLLDLTQGRATGSFERSIDVLVSRIRRKIEPNPQDPTIIKTVRSGGYLFTPRTEAVTATLNS from the coding sequence ATGGCTATTCCTTCGCCCAACATCCTGGTCGTCGAGGACGACCGAGAAACCCGGACGTTGATTGCGAAATACCTGCGCAACAACGCCTGCAACGTCACCGCCGTCAGCGACGGCCGCGAGATGGCGCGCGCGATGGCCGACCATCGCGTCGACCTGATCATCCTCGACGTCATGCTGCCCGGCGAGGACGGGCTCAGCCTCTGCCGCAAGGTGCGCTCGGAGGCGCAGACGCCGATCATCATGCTGACCGCGCGCGGCGAGGACGTCGACCGCATCGTCGGGCTCGAGATGGGCGCGGACGACTACCTGCCGAAACCGTTCAATCCGCGCGAGCTCCTGGCCCGCATCAACGCGGTGCTGCGCCGGCAGGCCGCAGCACAGGCCGCCAGCTCGATCGAAGGCGCGAGCACGCTGGCCTTCGAGGGCTGGCGCATCGACCTGCGGCTGCGCGAGCTGCGCAACCCCGACGGCGCGCGCGTGGCGATGACGAGCGCCGAGTTCGACCTGCTGCGCACCTTCTGCGAGCGGCCCGGCCGCGTGCTGTCGCGCGACAGCCTGCTGGACCTCACGCAGGGCCGTGCCACCGGCTCGTTCGAGCGCTCGATCGACGTGCTGGTCAGCCGCATCCGCCGCAAGATCGAACCCAACCCGCAGGATCCCACCATCATCAAGACGGTGCGCTCGGGCGGCTATCTGTTCACGCCGAGGACGGAAGCGGTTACGGCGACCCTGAATAGCTGA
- a CDS encoding PRC-barrel domain-containing protein produces MLMRSIAAGLAGSALLVTVAFAQNPTTTTDKAPNAAATTTTANSASGDWRGSKMVGLKVYNEANESVGSINDLLVDKSGNIKLVVLGVGGFLGMGEHLVAVPFDKVKFSTEPVSYGTASNANPPGRPASTTTTGAAPATNTAPAATSLTSKWYPDHAVFNATKDELKKMPEFKYAE; encoded by the coding sequence ATGTTGATGAGATCGATCGCGGCCGGCCTTGCCGGTTCCGCGTTGCTTGTAACCGTCGCGTTCGCCCAGAATCCGACGACCACCACCGACAAGGCGCCGAACGCGGCCGCCACGACGACGACAGCGAACTCGGCCTCGGGTGACTGGCGCGGGTCGAAGATGGTGGGCTTGAAGGTCTATAACGAGGCCAACGAGAGCGTCGGCTCGATCAACGATCTGTTGGTGGACAAGAGCGGCAACATCAAGCTCGTCGTGCTCGGCGTCGGCGGCTTCCTCGGCATGGGCGAGCACCTCGTCGCAGTGCCGTTCGACAAGGTGAAGTTCTCGACCGAGCCGGTGTCCTATGGCACCGCCAGCAATGCGAACCCGCCTGGCCGTCCGGCCTCGACCACGACCACGGGCGCTGCTCCGGCCACCAACACGGCGCCGGCTGCGACGTCATTGACGTCGAAGTGGTATCCGGACCACGCGGTGTTCAACGCGACCAAGGACGAGCTGAAGAAGATGCCGGAGTTCAAGTACGCCGAGTAG
- a CDS encoding lytic transglycosylase domain-containing protein, translated as MKTLIVAAAIAAGLSLPHAAVAGEAEYAEMVAAHARANGVPEALVHRVIMRESRYQPHLVGHGGTIGLMQIKLATARGVGYTGDAAGLRDPETNLTYAVKYLAGAYRAANGDYGRAIHYYAGGYYYAAKQQRLQAAQQADALGNAWLEPNGNPQPMFAPHKRMARNVTNARAQDQK; from the coding sequence ATGAAAACTTTAATCGTTGCCGCCGCAATCGCGGCCGGATTGTCATTGCCGCACGCTGCAGTCGCGGGCGAAGCGGAGTACGCCGAGATGGTTGCGGCACATGCGCGCGCGAACGGCGTGCCGGAAGCGCTGGTGCATCGCGTGATCATGCGTGAAAGCCGCTATCAGCCGCATCTGGTCGGCCACGGTGGCACGATCGGGCTGATGCAGATCAAGCTCGCGACCGCCCGCGGGGTCGGCTACACCGGCGACGCCGCCGGCCTGCGCGATCCCGAGACCAATCTCACCTATGCCGTGAAATATCTCGCCGGCGCCTATCGCGCCGCCAATGGCGATTACGGCCGAGCCATACATTATTATGCAGGCGGCTATTACTACGCCGCAAAGCAGCAGCGGCTTCAGGCTGCCCAGCAGGCGGATGCATTGGGCAACGCCTGGCTCGAGCCGAATGGCAATCCGCAGCCGATGTTCGCCCCGCACAAGCGGATGGCGCGAAACGTCACCAACGCGAGGGCGCAGGACCAGAAATAG
- a CDS encoding MAPEG family protein, translated as MTTDLKYLVLTAMMTAALWIPYIVCQVRTNGPLEPKNYADPALPRPVPAWGQRANRAHLNAIEVFAPFAALVIVAQLAGQANATTAFCAASFFYLRLAHAVVYLAGIPYVRTILFTLAFVAEVVIFWEVIT; from the coding sequence ATGACGACCGACCTCAAATATCTCGTCTTGACGGCGATGATGACCGCCGCCTTGTGGATTCCCTATATCGTCTGCCAGGTCAGGACCAACGGCCCGCTCGAGCCGAAGAATTATGCCGATCCCGCTCTGCCGCGGCCGGTGCCCGCATGGGGCCAGCGTGCCAATCGCGCCCACCTGAACGCGATCGAGGTGTTCGCGCCGTTTGCAGCATTGGTCATCGTCGCGCAACTGGCGGGCCAGGCCAACGCGACGACCGCATTCTGTGCCGCAAGCTTCTTCTATCTGCGGCTTGCCCACGCCGTCGTCTACCTGGCCGGCATTCCCTATGTGCGAACCATCCTGTTCACGCTGGCATTCGTTGCCGAGGTCGTGATCTTCTGGGAGGTGATCACGTAG
- a CDS encoding SMP-30/gluconolactonase/LRE family protein, producing MNEPQLRTLLDGGKYFEAPRWHQGRLWFVDCLARTLLSIGPSGDRTEHATFADDIPCGTGILPDGRLVVLTMFRKRLLAYADGVLSPYADLSGIATGTIDDMIVDGPGRAYVGDLGFNLPPPPERGADGRIILVTPDGEARIVAEGLRFPNGIAVSADHDRLVVAEMDGECLADYEIGSDGSLHFRRRLACGKEPDGICLDRDGAVWVASYGEGAFIRIDRDGRERQRINVPGRRGIACALGGAERRTLFGISAATSPEELRQGRSSARIDIVEVETPGSGYP from the coding sequence ATGAATGAACCGCAACTCAGAACCCTGCTCGACGGCGGCAAGTATTTCGAGGCCCCGCGCTGGCATCAGGGGCGGCTGTGGTTCGTCGACTGCCTGGCGCGCACCTTGCTCAGCATCGGCCCATCGGGCGACCGCACGGAACATGCAACCTTCGCCGACGACATCCCCTGCGGCACCGGCATCCTGCCGGACGGCAGGCTGGTGGTGTTGACGATGTTTCGCAAGCGTCTCCTGGCCTATGCCGATGGTGTGCTCTCGCCTTATGCCGATCTGTCCGGCATCGCCACCGGCACGATCGACGACATGATCGTCGACGGGCCCGGACGCGCCTATGTCGGTGATCTCGGCTTCAATCTGCCACCGCCGCCCGAGCGCGGCGCCGATGGGCGCATCATCCTGGTGACTCCGGATGGTGAGGCGCGCATCGTCGCCGAAGGGTTGCGCTTCCCGAACGGCATCGCCGTGTCGGCCGATCATGACAGGCTCGTCGTCGCCGAGATGGACGGCGAATGCCTTGCCGACTACGAGATCGGCAGCGATGGCAGCCTGCACTTCCGCCGCCGCCTTGCTTGCGGGAAGGAGCCGGATGGCATCTGTCTCGATCGCGATGGCGCCGTCTGGGTCGCGTCCTATGGTGAAGGCGCCTTCATCCGGATCGATCGCGACGGACGCGAGCGGCAGCGCATCAACGTTCCCGGACGCCGCGGCATTGCATGCGCGCTTGGCGGCGCCGAGCGCAGAACGCTGTTCGGCATCAGTGCGGCGACATCGCCGGAGGAACTGAGACAAGGCAGATCGTCGGCGCGGATCGATATCGTCGAGGTGGAGACGCCGGGATCGGGTTATCCCTGA
- the thiS gene encoding sulfur carrier protein ThiS: MRLIINGEQREVSSVSVDTLLTELDYEGTHFAIALNYDVVPKSRWAETELKAGDEIEIITPRQGG; encoded by the coding sequence ATGCGTTTGATCATCAACGGCGAGCAACGCGAGGTGAGCTCGGTAAGCGTCGACACGCTGCTCACCGAGCTCGACTACGAGGGCACGCATTTCGCCATCGCGCTCAATTACGACGTGGTGCCGAAAAGCCGCTGGGCCGAGACAGAGCTCAAGGCCGGCGACGAGATCGAGATCATCACGCCGCGGCAGGGAGGGTGA
- a CDS encoding thiamine phosphate synthase has product MPYPDPFYAVVDSLAWVERLAKLGVGTIQLRAKNLNDAEALQIVTDALAVTQGTQAKLVVNDYWRAAIVAGAKHLHLGQEDLVDADLKAIRDAGLTLGISTHDEAELATALDAQPDYVALGPIFFTTLKSMRFEPQGIPKITEWKKRIGHIPLVAIGGIKFENAAEIYAAGADSIAVVSDVTQNADPDARVRQWLGLGSKEAA; this is encoded by the coding sequence ATGCCGTATCCTGATCCTTTCTACGCGGTCGTCGACAGCCTTGCCTGGGTCGAGCGCCTGGCCAAGCTCGGCGTCGGCACGATCCAGCTCCGCGCGAAAAATCTCAACGACGCCGAGGCGCTCCAGATCGTCACCGATGCGCTCGCCGTCACCCAGGGCACGCAAGCAAAACTCGTCGTGAACGATTATTGGCGCGCGGCGATCGTCGCGGGCGCAAAGCATCTGCATCTCGGCCAGGAGGATCTGGTCGACGCCGACCTCAAGGCCATCCGCGATGCCGGCCTGACGCTCGGCATCTCCACCCATGACGAGGCGGAGCTTGCGACCGCACTTGACGCGCAGCCCGACTATGTCGCGCTGGGCCCGATCTTCTTCACCACGCTGAAATCGATGCGCTTCGAGCCGCAGGGCATTCCGAAGATCACCGAATGGAAGAAGCGCATAGGCCACATCCCGCTGGTTGCAATCGGCGGCATCAAGTTCGAGAACGCCGCGGAGATTTATGCGGCGGGCGCGGATTCCATCGCCGTCGTCTCTGACGTCACGCAAAATGCCGACCCGGACGCGAGGGTGCGGCAATGGCTTGGGCTTGGTAGCAAGGAGGCTGCGTGA
- a CDS encoding FAD-dependent oxidoreductase, which yields MYQTTKRPDSPVSIIGAGIAGAWQALLFAQAGHAVTLHERSDAGMTDATSHWAGGMLAPYCEAEVAEPIISRLGLRSLDIWRRELPDTPFNGSLVVALPRERNDFERFARMTEGHQRLDAAGLAGLEPSLEGRFREALFFPTEGHVEPRRVLPKLHERIRAAGGTIKFSSDVSAEDLDGIVIDCRGLVAREEQSELRGVKGEMILIETSEVQLARPVRLIHPRWPLYVIPREAGLFMLGATSIEAEDTGVSVRSALELLGAAYAVHPAFGEARIVEFGSGLRPAFPDNLPRIGVRGDRIAVNGLYRHGFLIAPALAELTLAYVERGQIDNEVMQCA from the coding sequence ATGTACCAGACGACCAAACGACCGGATTCACCGGTTTCCATCATCGGCGCAGGCATCGCAGGGGCTTGGCAGGCGCTGTTGTTCGCGCAGGCCGGCCACGCCGTCACTCTGCACGAGCGCAGTGACGCAGGCATGACGGACGCCACCAGCCACTGGGCCGGCGGCATGCTCGCGCCCTATTGCGAGGCCGAGGTGGCCGAGCCCATCATCAGCCGGCTGGGCCTGCGCTCCCTCGACATCTGGCGGCGCGAATTGCCGGATACGCCGTTCAACGGCTCGCTGGTGGTGGCGCTCCCGCGCGAGCGCAACGATTTCGAGCGCTTTGCGAGGATGACGGAGGGCCATCAGCGGCTCGATGCCGCCGGTCTTGCCGGGCTCGAGCCGTCGCTCGAAGGGCGCTTCCGCGAGGCACTGTTCTTCCCGACCGAGGGCCATGTCGAGCCGCGCCGCGTGCTGCCGAAGCTGCACGAGCGCATTCGCGCCGCCGGCGGCACCATCAAGTTTTCCAGCGACGTCAGCGCTGAGGATCTCGACGGCATCGTGATCGATTGCCGCGGGCTCGTGGCGCGAGAGGAACAATCGGAGCTGCGCGGCGTCAAGGGCGAGATGATCCTGATCGAGACCAGCGAGGTGCAGCTTGCGCGCCCGGTCCGGCTGATCCATCCACGCTGGCCGCTCTACGTGATCCCGCGCGAGGCGGGCCTGTTCATGCTGGGTGCGACCTCGATCGAGGCGGAGGACACCGGCGTCAGCGTCCGCTCGGCGCTGGAGCTGCTGGGCGCGGCCTATGCCGTGCATCCGGCCTTTGGCGAAGCCCGCATCGTCGAATTCGGCTCGGGTCTTCGCCCCGCCTTCCCCGACAATCTGCCGCGCATCGGCGTTCGCGGCGACAGGATCGCGGTCAACGGGCTCTACCGCCACGGCTTCCTGATCGCGCCGGCGCTCGCCGAGCTGACGCTCGCTTACGTCGAGCGCGGCCAGATCGACAATGAGGTGATGCAATGCGCGTGA
- a CDS encoding GNAT family N-acetyltransferase, with amino-acid sequence MPSADHNTAAVRLLTPADATLYREIRLEALEAHPGAYSSVFVRERDMALSWFEERLAASDVFGAFIEQELCGVAGFRRQDGTKTVHKAMLWGMYVRPAARSFGVGRRLVDAVVAHAAQRVEQLQLSVVSDNEPALRLYTRAGFIEYGRDPKALKQDGRYFDEILMKLFLDGSTG; translated from the coding sequence ATGCCGTCAGCTGACCACAACACTGCCGCCGTCAGACTGCTCACGCCAGCGGACGCGACGCTCTATCGAGAGATCAGGCTGGAGGCGCTCGAAGCGCATCCGGGAGCCTACTCCAGCGTGTTTGTGCGCGAGCGCGACATGGCGCTTTCCTGGTTCGAGGAGCGCCTCGCGGCCTCCGACGTTTTTGGCGCCTTCATCGAACAGGAGTTGTGCGGCGTCGCCGGCTTTCGCCGGCAGGACGGGACGAAGACCGTGCACAAGGCGATGCTCTGGGGCATGTATGTGCGGCCAGCGGCGCGCAGCTTCGGCGTGGGACGTCGCCTCGTCGACGCCGTCGTGGCGCATGCGGCGCAACGGGTCGAACAGCTTCAGTTGTCCGTCGTCAGCGACAACGAACCCGCCTTGCGTCTTTATACCCGTGCCGGGTTCATCGAATACGGTCGCGATCCGAAGGCGCTCAAGCAAGATGGCCGATATTTCGATGAGATCCTGATGAAGCTGTTCCTGGACGGGAGCACCGGATGA
- a CDS encoding thiazole synthase, giving the protein MVTFYGKSFASRLLIGSALYPSPAIMQGAIRASGSNIVTVSLRREAAGGKTGDTFWNLIRELDVTVLPNTAGCRSVREAVTTAKLARELFGTSWIKLEVIADNDTLQPDVVGLVEAATILIKDGFEVFPYCTEDLSVANRLVDAGCKVVMPWAAPIGSAKGITNRDALKLLRERLPDITLVVDAGIGAPSHAAHALELGYDAVLLNTAIAKAADPVAMANAFRLGVEAGRTAYEAGLMNARDFASPSTPVVGTPFWHAVS; this is encoded by the coding sequence ATGGTGACCTTCTACGGCAAATCCTTCGCCTCCCGCCTCCTGATCGGCAGCGCGCTCTATCCCTCGCCGGCGATCATGCAAGGAGCGATCCGCGCCTCGGGCTCGAACATCGTCACCGTGTCGCTGCGACGCGAGGCCGCCGGCGGCAAGACGGGCGACACCTTCTGGAACCTGATCCGCGAGCTCGACGTCACCGTGCTGCCGAACACGGCCGGCTGCCGCAGCGTGCGCGAGGCGGTGACCACCGCAAAGCTCGCGCGCGAATTGTTCGGGACGTCCTGGATCAAGCTGGAAGTCATCGCCGACAACGACACGCTCCAGCCCGACGTCGTCGGCCTGGTCGAAGCCGCCACCATCCTGATCAAGGACGGCTTTGAGGTCTTCCCCTATTGCACCGAGGATCTCTCGGTCGCGAACCGCCTGGTCGACGCCGGCTGCAAGGTGGTGATGCCGTGGGCTGCGCCGATCGGCAGCGCCAAGGGCATCACCAATCGCGACGCGCTGAAACTGCTGCGCGAGCGGCTGCCCGACATCACGCTGGTGGTCGACGCCGGCATCGGCGCGCCGAGCCATGCGGCGCACGCACTCGAGCTCGGCTATGACGCCGTGCTGCTCAACACCGCGATCGCCAAAGCCGCCGATCCCGTGGCGATGGCGAATGCCTTCCGCCTCGGCGTCGAGGCCGGCCGCACCGCTTATGAGGCCGGGCTGATGAACGCCCGCGACTTCGCCTCCCCGTCAACCCCTGTCGTTGGGACCCCGTTCTGGCATGCCGTATCCTGA
- a CDS encoding ATP-binding protein — MNLFGFFHLRSIGGQIAALVVASIIALHLILTASFLISRPDRAEMPPDSSHQLANAALLLGSAGASERPRLIADIARAFPTLDIVELAPGAAAAIEDTEGQHLHGMRRHLGHGYKVMTLSPEGGAHRVGVQLPDGTMITGRVEPEPRPPRFWGGPWMMTLLFALISVTMLGLWAAHALARPLSSFARAAEGFSLDGTAEPLPERGPEEIRSVARALNRMQERIAGLMADRTKMLAAISHDLRTPITRLRLRAEFIEDETHRKRMLIDLDQMRAMLESVLSLLRNDRRIEAVTLVDIASTLQLIADQFADMGHTVYYDGPAQATAAARPDDLHRGITNLVENAVRFGAEVTIRLGVSGTRLTIDVEDDGPGISDERKQDMLEPFVRGDDARNMDDTTGFGLGLSIARAIAIAHGGELSLHDRQPNGLIVRMQLPVWQPNSLAA; from the coding sequence ATGAATCTGTTCGGGTTCTTCCATCTCAGGAGCATTGGCGGACAGATCGCTGCCCTCGTCGTGGCGTCGATCATCGCGCTTCATTTGATCCTCACCGCCAGCTTCCTGATCAGCCGGCCGGACCGTGCCGAGATGCCGCCGGACAGCTCGCATCAACTGGCCAATGCCGCGCTGCTGCTCGGCAGCGCCGGCGCGAGCGAGCGGCCGCGGCTCATCGCCGATATCGCCCGCGCGTTTCCCACGCTCGACATCGTCGAGCTCGCGCCAGGCGCGGCCGCTGCAATCGAGGACACCGAAGGCCAGCACCTGCACGGCATGCGCCGACACCTCGGTCACGGCTACAAGGTGATGACGCTGTCGCCCGAGGGCGGCGCGCACCGGGTCGGCGTCCAGTTGCCCGACGGCACGATGATTACCGGTCGCGTCGAGCCGGAGCCGCGGCCGCCGCGGTTCTGGGGCGGGCCGTGGATGATGACGCTGCTGTTCGCGCTGATCAGCGTCACCATGCTGGGCCTGTGGGCCGCGCATGCGCTCGCCCGCCCGCTGTCATCCTTTGCGCGCGCCGCCGAAGGTTTCAGCCTCGACGGCACCGCCGAGCCCCTGCCCGAGCGCGGGCCCGAGGAGATCCGTTCCGTCGCGCGCGCGCTCAACCGCATGCAGGAGCGGATCGCTGGGCTGATGGCCGATCGCACCAAGATGCTGGCGGCGATCAGCCATGACCTGCGCACGCCGATCACGCGGCTGCGCCTGCGCGCGGAGTTCATCGAGGACGAGACGCATCGCAAGCGCATGCTGATCGACCTCGACCAGATGCGCGCAATGCTGGAATCGGTGCTCTCGCTCTTGCGCAACGACCGCAGGATAGAGGCGGTGACGCTGGTCGACATCGCAAGCACGCTGCAACTGATCGCCGACCAGTTCGCCGACATGGGCCACACCGTGTACTACGACGGCCCTGCGCAAGCGACCGCTGCGGCGCGTCCCGACGATTTGCATCGCGGCATCACCAACCTCGTCGAGAATGCGGTGCGCTTCGGCGCCGAGGTGACGATCCGCCTCGGCGTCTCCGGCACCAGGCTGACGATCGATGTCGAGGACGACGGTCCCGGCATTTCCGACGAGCGCAAGCAGGACATGCTGGAGCCGTTCGTGCGCGGCGACGACGCGCGCAACATGGACGACACCACCGGCTTCGGGCTCGGCCTCTCCATCGCACGTGCGATAGCGATCGCCCATGGCGGCGAGCTGTCGCTGCATGACCGCCAGCCGAACGGCCTGATCGTGCGCATGCAGCTGCCGGTCTGGCAGCCGAACAGCCTGGCAGCGTGA
- a CDS encoding DUF4403 family protein, whose product MRLTLNLKTILIAVAVIAVSFFVSLKAMDWLSSRGAGTAPAVAQLPPLPPVSKSSIVVAPVAIALSAIREAADKSAARNFTGKADNPISQILQNADIGWTASRGPIAASGDKDVLTLSTPLTGKLNVTGSLSSKATGALGEALGSVLGNNAAKQIGAVNIKNLNASAEIKGNVVITSRPKLAANWRLEPNLGAQVNLGDTNLSVAGAKVNVPAQVKPLIDKNVGDQLNVVSERIRNDPSLRENAKAQWIKACRSIPLQGSGSSAALPPLWLEMKPIRAIAAQPRVDAQAVTLLLGIEAETRVTTTQTKPECPFPEKISIVPPTGTGVSIGVPIDVPFTEINKLIATQMVGHTYPEDGSGPVDVTVRSVNVIPSGDRLLISLLVRAKEKKSWFGLGAEATVHIWGRPMLDQAQQTLRLADIQLAVESEAAFGLLGAAARAVVPHLQQALVQKATLDLKPIAANARDKIAAAIADYQKSEDGLRVEANIDNLTLADIAFDSKTLRIIAEAGGSLNVYVTKLSGM is encoded by the coding sequence ATGCGTCTGACGTTGAACTTGAAGACTATCCTGATCGCGGTCGCGGTGATCGCGGTGTCGTTTTTCGTGAGCCTGAAGGCCATGGACTGGCTGTCGTCGCGCGGCGCAGGGACCGCGCCCGCAGTCGCGCAGTTGCCGCCGCTGCCGCCGGTCTCGAAGAGCTCGATCGTGGTGGCGCCCGTTGCGATCGCGCTCTCGGCGATCCGCGAGGCCGCCGACAAGAGCGCGGCGCGCAATTTCACCGGCAAGGCCGACAATCCGATCTCGCAGATCCTGCAGAACGCCGATATCGGCTGGACCGCCTCGCGCGGGCCGATTGCCGCGAGCGGCGACAAGGACGTGCTGACGCTGTCGACACCCCTGACCGGCAAGCTCAACGTCACGGGATCGCTGTCCTCGAAAGCGACCGGCGCGCTCGGCGAGGCGCTCGGCAGCGTGCTCGGCAACAACGCCGCCAAGCAGATCGGCGCCGTCAACATCAAGAACCTGAATGCCAGCGCCGAGATCAAGGGCAACGTGGTCATCACCTCGCGCCCGAAGCTCGCCGCCAACTGGCGCCTCGAGCCCAATCTCGGCGCGCAGGTCAATCTCGGCGACACCAACCTCTCGGTCGCCGGCGCCAAGGTCAACGTGCCGGCGCAGGTCAAGCCGCTGATCGACAAGAACGTCGGCGATCAGCTCAACGTGGTCTCTGAGCGCATCCGCAACGATCCGAGCCTGCGCGAGAATGCGAAAGCGCAATGGATCAAGGCCTGCCGCTCGATACCGCTGCAAGGCTCGGGATCGTCGGCCGCATTGCCGCCGCTCTGGCTGGAGATGAAGCCGATCCGCGCGATCGCGGCCCAGCCGCGCGTCGATGCGCAGGCCGTGACGCTACTGCTCGGCATCGAGGCCGAGACCCGCGTCACCACGACCCAGACCAAGCCCGAGTGCCCGTTCCCCGAGAAGATCTCGATCGTGCCGCCGACCGGTACCGGCGTGAGCATCGGCGTGCCGATCGACGTGCCCTTCACCGAGATCAACAAGCTGATCGCAACCCAGATGGTCGGCCATACCTATCCGGAAGATGGCTCGGGTCCGGTCGACGTCACCGTCAGGAGCGTCAACGTGATTCCCTCGGGCGACCGGCTGCTGATCTCGCTTCTGGTGCGCGCCAAGGAAAAGAAAAGCTGGTTCGGCCTGGGTGCCGAGGCAACCGTACATATCTGGGGGCGGCCGATGCTCGACCAGGCGCAGCAGACGCTGCGGCTCGCCGACATCCAGCTCGCGGTGGAATCCGAGGCCGCGTTCGGCTTGTTGGGGGCCGCGGCGCGCGCGGTGGTGCCGCACCTCCAGCAGGCGCTGGTGCAGAAGGCCACGCTCGACCTGAAGCCGATCGCTGCGAACGCGCGCGACAAGATCGCGGCCGCGATCGCCGACTACCAGAAGTCCGAGGACGGCCTGCGCGTCGAGGCGAATATCGACAACCTGACGCTCGCCGACATTGCCTTCGATTCCAAGACGCTGCGCATCATCGCGGAAGCCGGTGGCTCGCTGAACGTATACGTGACGAAGTTGTCGGGGATGTAG